DNA sequence from the Streptomyces canus genome:
ACGGGACGGCCCCACCGGCATGCGCCAGGAGACCGGGCACGGCCGGTCGGGGCATGTCCCGTGCGGCTCCGCCCTGTTGACGCGGCGGCCGGCCGGGGGGCGGTGCGGAACGGCCAGGCCTCCGTGCGCCGCGTCACCATGCGTTGCCGTGCGCCCGCCTGCGTCGTGCGGGCCCGTCATCGCACCGCGCCTCGGCGGAGCGCTACGCCGAGTCCCGGAGCACCAGTTCCGTCGGGAGGATCACCCCGGCCGTGTCCTCGCCGGCGATCTGGGCGAGGAGCATGCGGACCATCTCGGCGCTGATGCGGTCGAAGGGCTGGCGCATGGTGGTGAGGGCGGGATCGATGGCGGTGGCCGCGGGTGAGTCGTCGAAGCCGCCGACGGTGATGTCACCCGGGACCGAACGCCCTGCCTGCTGAAGGACGTTGACGACACCCAGGGCCATGAGGTCGGAGGCGACGAAGACGGCGTCCATGTCGGGGGCCTGTGCCAGCAGGCGGCGGGCCGCCCGTTCGCCGCCGCTGCGCCGGAAGTCGCCCTCGACCACGAGCGCCGGGTCGTAGGGCAGGCCCGCCTCGGCGAGCACGTCCCGGTAGCCGGCCAGCCGGTCGGGGCCGCCCGGCATGTCCAGCGGCCCGGTGACCATGCCGACGCGGCGCCGGCCCCCCGTGAGCAGATGGCGGACCATCTCCTGCGCGCCCTCGCGGTCGGCGGCCGCCACGTAGCTCACCTTGGAACCGAGCCCTATCGGCTTGCCGCACACCACCAACGGGATCCCGGCGTCGTGGAGTTCGGCGGCGACCGGGTCACCGCTGTGGTTGGAGAGCAGCAGCACGCCGTCGACGTGACCCGAAGTGATGTACCGGGTCAGCCGGCGCCGGTCGTCGTCGCTCTCGGCCAGCATCAGCAGCAGCGGGATGTCGTGCTGGGCGAGCCGCTCGGTGCAACCCCGCAGCAGGACGTTGAAGTTGGGGTCCTCGAAGAACTTCTCCTGGGGTTCCGTCAGCAGGAACGCCACCGAGTCCGACCGGCCGGTACTGAGGCTGCGCGCATGCCGGTTGACCACGTAACCGGTCTTCCTGATGGCGGCCTCCACGGCCCGCCGGGCGGCGGGCGAGACGTAGTGGCCGCCGTTCAGGAAGCGGGAGACGGTGCCCCGCGAGACGCCCGCCTCCCGGGCCACGTCGTGGATGGTCGGGGGCCTTCGGCGTCCGTTCGCGCTGGTGGTCATGTTCCTCGTTCGTGAAAGTGGGTCGGG
Encoded proteins:
- a CDS encoding LacI family DNA-binding transcriptional regulator, whose translation is MTTSANGRRRPPTIHDVAREAGVSRGTVSRFLNGGHYVSPAARRAVEAAIRKTGYVVNRHARSLSTGRSDSVAFLLTEPQEKFFEDPNFNVLLRGCTERLAQHDIPLLLMLAESDDDRRRLTRYITSGHVDGVLLLSNHSGDPVAAELHDAGIPLVVCGKPIGLGSKVSYVAAADREGAQEMVRHLLTGGRRRVGMVTGPLDMPGGPDRLAGYRDVLAEAGLPYDPALVVEGDFRRSGGERAARRLLAQAPDMDAVFVASDLMALGVVNVLQQAGRSVPGDITVGGFDDSPAATAIDPALTTMRQPFDRISAEMVRMLLAQIAGEDTAGVILPTELVLRDSA